Part of the Vicia villosa cultivar HV-30 ecotype Madison, WI unplaced genomic scaffold, Vvil1.0 ctg.000567F_1_1, whole genome shotgun sequence genome is shown below.
ATTGATAACATAAAATCAACATGACATAGACGGTGTTAACATAaatcaaacattacatttcaatcaTGTGGACATTTCAACATCTTCATTATATTTTCGACCAATCTTGAAGAGAACTCTTGTTTCTAAACGGTAAAAAGTATTCCACATAACCCTTATGTAACACTCTAAATTTTCAGATGTAAAATAATAgaataattcaaaggtttttttACATAATCACATAGGGAATCACACACTCTCAAAACAATCATCTGCTCTGTAACACTtagaattttaaaacaaaacattcaACACTTGTCATCGCATGCTCACCTTCACTTAGAGTATCATCGCAGCAAAATTTCATCAACTAGGCATGcttcataataaaaaataaatttcatgcaacaCTTTATTGAAACGAAAACAATTAGGCAAGACTTTCACATTTAGCAACATCAAATTGTCGAGAGTATGTCATCTAACTCTCATTAACAAAatacaaataacaaaataataacgTTCGTGCGCCTattgttacaaatcagagcacgTATTCTAAAATgcaaaataaaaggaaaagaagaaTAGCGTCGCGCCATCCTCCACTCTAAGCATCTACTCAGTTACCTGCTTGTCGGTACTCCAAAGAGGAGCACAAaccacaataacaacaacaaagggGTGAGAAATCACATTAATAAAGTAAGTTGTACATACTGCAAGGTAGAGTATCAACACATATACATATTCTATAACAAGTGCATCACAACATCTCACGAACACATTCGCACGCCAAATCTTAACAATCACACGCAAATCAACATTATGCATACACTTTATTTATGTAATGCAACtcgatgcatatgcatgtggtaccaactaaTCAAAAGGTTTCTAAGCGAACCAGGTTTACCCTACTCGAACCCCGAATCCACCATGCTCAGATTCGGGACAAATCATCAATCCACCCTGCTCAGATCATTTGAATCGACTTGTCATTAAATTTTCTTCTGAGGTGATCAGACACATGTCTATGATCAATCTTGAAGGTTCTGTTCTAAGACAtaagagccttcaagattaatctATCACTTGATTCGATAACTCTCATAATTCTATCTTCGATCGATACTTTGTAATTCTTATCGATCAATTTCCCTATGCTAAGAAAATTTCTTttcattggaaattactgaccttttGCCATCTTTCCTCATAATCAGAACATCATTAACACCTTCAGCAGCTAGGGTGTTGTCATTTGCTAATTTCACCTTGTTCTTCATTGAGGAACTCATGCTGACAAATCAATCTTTCCTACCActcatgtgtgatgagcatcctgattCTAAGTACTACTGGTCTTTGAACTTTTCTTCATCTCTCGTTGTGACCAAAAACaacatttcttcttcttcttcttcttcttcttcttcttcttcttcatgttttgcaAGCCTTGCACTATTGTCTTGATTCTTTTGTTTTTCAGGACAATCACTTGAATAATAACCATACTTCTGACAATGGtaacattgaatgtgactctttTTAGGTTttcctccaccacctcttcctctacctgcaacACCACCTTTATAGTTGCTCTAGTTTGACGAGTTCCTCTCTTGCTTTCCTCTACATGATGAATTATTGTAGCCTCCTCTATTTTTATTGCCGAACCATTTTTctttgcctttcttttcttttgctgaTTGCGCCTGTAGAGCTACATTTCTCTTCGACTTACTTGCAGatctttcagccattctttgttcgAGAGATTCAGGTATTCATTGAAGTTATTCCTTTGTCAATATTGACAAATCTTTTGATTCTTCTATGACTACTACCACGAGATCGAACTTCGGAGGCAATGACCTCAAGATCTTTGTGATAACTGATCTTGATGTCAACgcttctccacatatcttgatttaATTCACCAGTTATGTAACCCCAGTGAAGAAATTAGTTATGCTTTCACTTTCTTCCATCTGAAATAATTCATACgctcttttgtgagtttgtatcCTTACCTCTTTCACCTTCTCTGCGCCTCCAAACGATTTTTCCAAAATATCCCAAGCTTTTTTGTTGTTTCTACATCACTCAATTTTTCAAATATATCTGTACTAACACATTGATGAATTGTAGAGAGAtatttataatctttcttcttcaattctttatgtgcAGCCTTTAATTCATCTGTAGCATATTCTCCAATTGGCGTTACTCCTTCCTTCACAAGGTCCCAAAGATCTTAATAGCAGAAAACGATCTACATCTGCTTACACAAATTCTCATAGTTGTTATCTTTCAGAATTGGAAGACTCGCTAAGAAATGATCGTTCGGATGATTCATCGCGCTATGCTTTCCACGAATCACAGAGTTAgtgctctagataccagatgttggattTAAACCCCAATCTTGAGGATAATTCGAATATATCTTGGTGAGCAAGAATCAATCATTCTGATTGATTTCTTCTCTTGTTCTTCACTCTTCATTCGAGTGAATCAACCATACATTGATTGCAAGATGATTCACGCTGTCCAAAAAATTTAGAAGAAAGAAAGATGAATTGGGAAAGAAAAGGGAAATTAGGGTTTGGGAGAAAAGGGGAAGAAGAAGAATTACCCAGAGTTTCTCTTTCTCTGCATTCAAAACTAAAAACGGTTATTCAACTTTTCTCCACTACTTTTTAAATGATAGGGTACCTCCCTATTTATAGTTGAGATTGCGTACACCAAGCAATCTCTAACTAATTAACTCAACTAAAACATGCAAACAAAATGCTAAGTTTATGTTCGGCTTCGACATTTTGACAACTTCCTTCAAAACACAATAATTCTGACAACAACATACTCTATCGGATTACTTGctttgacataaaaaattatactttcaacaaatatttcattgattgtaaaatgatttataatttagattttttttgttttcaaaatgaattataattttggATATAGTATTCAATTATCAAATAATAACTTAAGCATGACATATTAGAGACGAGTTTGACTTTAGCCAATTTATCTATCCTCTAACAAATGAATTCTATTAACAAATCTCATTAACTTTTTAGTTGTATCTACCCTTCTTATAAATAGACACTAAATATAAGATATATAAATAGAGGAAAGTCAAACTCACTAGAGACTAGTAAAAATAAACAGCCAATATAGTGTAAAGTGTGAACTATCAACCCTTTATGTGTTTTTATGTAACAAAGTAAAagttgttcttataatattgaaGTGTGCTTTCAAATATAGTGTCGTCTTCATGAACAACTTTAATTCACTACTAAAACTACTAACTTCATTGAATAGTATTAAGAAAGTGAAAAGAGTGCAAATAATCATTTCTTCTCTTAATTAAAGTAGAATATTTAGTAAATACAAGATTGAGTTCCAAAATTACTTCCAAAGTATATGAAAGGCAACTTTTAGAGtaagattttatgaaaaagataTTTGCACATTGAACACAAGTctgaaaataaatatgaaatgatTGAGTAATATTTAAGACAGATTTATAATATTTCcaaatttcttaaaaataaaaaaacacgtacttatctaaaagaaaaaaacacGTGCGACTGACGTGGAATCGATAAAATGTATGATAAAAACATGTGATAAAAATCACATATAAATACGAAGAAGGGTTTTTTTGGCGCATTGAGTCTCTCTTTTTTCTCGTTGGCGCTTAGTGGCGGCGGCAATTGTGTTGGTGCAAAGGTGTGCTTGACTTTGACTGTCATAATTCTTTACCTCTCAAATCCATCCACCTCAGGTACTTGTACTTCactctttttatgtttttggcaTTTTGCTATAGCTTttgttcttgaaaaatatgttattattgttattgttaattGGATTGAATTAGATCTGATCTTCTCGAGTAAATTTCACTAAATGTACTTCATTCAATTATGTATCATTGATGCAATATATATCTGTTAACGAATTTTGTGAAATAAAATTTCCATCTAAGTAGATCTGTTTGTGTTACGGACGAACATAGCATCTAGTGGTTCAGATTCCACGACAAAGAATTTTATAGAATATGATTTGTTTCTTTGTCGTAGGTAATGTTGTTAAATAGCGGGGATAGCTTTGCTATAATGATATAGCACGGCAAAATAAGCCCCAATTGTTATGCGTTATGTTATTTAGTACAAAATATTGAGAAATAGTGGCGCTATAGCATTTGTGTCTCGTGATTTGAACAAACTATTATATTCTGTCGTTCACAGTTGACAACAATGTCGGGaggtaaaattagggttttcttttctttctttctttcttacaTTATATATAATGATAAAAATGGAATATTTGTGGATAATTAAATCTAACTTTACAAGTGGTGTATGTGTGTAGCTGAACTCGCTTCAAATGGATCAGTGCAAGGAAAAGCGAGATGCAGTGGAAGTGAATgctgttgttgatgatgtttcttcTCCAAAAGCTAAGGAAAAAGTGAATGAGGATTTGGAAGCAGAGTCACTTTTGGCAATGGCAGTGATTAAGAATCAGCTGAATGGGATCCACATTGATTCAAAAAATCACAATTGGAGCCCTCAAACACCTAACATAGGTGTTTTCGACCCTTTTGCTCCTGCATCTGAAGACATGGTGCGAGCACCCCGCTCTCGCAAGTATCACGAAGAAATGAGGAACGGTATTACTCGCAAACTTCTATTCTGTTCCGCCACTCAACATCAAGATGAATCTGTTTCAGAGTAAAAGCTATTGCAGGAAGCTTTTCTTTTGTATAATTTTCAGTGAACAATTGGCATTTGACCAAAGCTAATAAATAGATGTAGCATTAGCAATAGCAGCAACACTAAAGTACACTACTTTTGATGTTAGATTGTGTTACAATGAACTACATTCTAGTTTAAAGgaataatttctctgtttgtcACATGTGTTTTGTTATCATATGTATTTTATGCTTTTTTAATAAAGCTTTTCTGCTACTTATACCTTCTTGTGTGATTATTAGTAGTAGTACTAGTATAATAGTATAATGTTTgtcaatatatttatatatatacactacaAATTCAGGATTGAACAATCTAAGAACAGGATATCCTTTTCATTCAATACAAACAGTAATTTTGTATATCTAAAGGAAAATTCATATAATTCCTATGACCAAACAACACTTAGTAAAAAAAATCGACGATAATAAACTCGATAAAGCATGtagaaaaaatacaaaaaagaaaaagcttAGGTATTAAAACATTTCGCATGAATCTCAAAATGTTTGAGAACTGGTTGATTCATGCACAGATAAATATACCATTGGTTGCGAAGACGATCCTTTCTATTATCTGTCAAACTACGCGGAACAGCATCCAACCTTTTTAACAGCTGAGACATCATCTCTACTGCCAACATTGATTGTTTGCCCTTTTGGCAAGGCGGCAGGGTCATCTCCAATCTCAAGAGTCTTCCTACTAACAACTCGGTATATTTGAGTAAGTACCTCTGTGAAGGAATTATCGACATTCAATGACTCGAGGGCAGACGTTTCCATAAAAAACGTGTTTTCTCTTTCAGCAAATGCTTTAGCATCCTCGGTGGACACGGCACGCAGGTGACGAAGATCAGCCTTGTTCCCCACAAGCATAATTACAATGTTGGCATCTGTGTGGTCACGAAGTTCCTTTAACCATCTTTCCACATTTTCAAAAGTTACATGTCTTGTAACATCATACACAAGCAATGCACCAACAGCTCCTCGATAATATGCGCTTGTAATCGCACGATATCTGTGGAAATAAAAATTAACAAATCTGAGATGGATATATACAGAACAATGGAATACAAAATACAACAGGGAAAAAAACTCCTATACTAATCTTCCCAAATACAATGGTCAAAACTTCTGTCCTTAAAAATACCAAGTTAGTCCCTCAACCATTGCAAATGCctcctttccactctaagaaagAGCATGTGTGTTGTGAGTCACTCACTACGGTTGtcaattgcaaaaaaaaaaacagtggTTTATTCAAACTCCGCTACGCTCTAGCTACTATTTGAATAAACCACTGTTTCTTTAGGTTGATTGCTGAATAGTGAGTTGCAGAACAATAGCGATTTGTTCAAATTCCTAAAACTCAGGGTCACCGCCACCATGCGGTAACTAGAAGCTTTAATGTATAGCTTCAATTCTAATTTCTTTGAAGACACGAGAAATACATGTTGTGCCATGTTTGTCCATGAAAATACCAGTCAAAGTCAAATGAAACCAAACCAAAGTATAGTATCACATTAAATCAGACACCGTAATAGAACAAATAACCCTCCTAATCCGACACTGCACTGCACACAGAGCCAACACTCTAACTTTGTCAAGCATTTATCAGAAATTCGAAACATATTCACATTTTAGAGTTAATTTACTGGTCACAGACTCAAACCTCTGCCCCATTTAATTTAAGGTAAGTTGCCTGACATGTATCGCAAAATCCATCGAACCAGATTATTTTCGGAGCAGCATATTACTTAAAAGTcgaaaaggaaaggaaaattgACAGAAGATTATACAAAAACCAACAAAACTAGAGGAAACAAACATAGGTCAAAGTCATCTATTATTTTTCACACAGAGATATACTCTAAACCTTCATCAACTCTTCAGCAATTTCACCTAAAGAACTGTTTCTATGACATGAATATGATGCATCCCAATCCCCTCCCCCAGAAACCCTGGTAACAAAAAGCCTTAAATCTATTCACCATTTTacagaaaaaaaaatcatcaatttccCAACCTTCTCAATACATGCTTCAAATCAAATATACCATAAACAAACAATATAGAAACAATGTCTCATAAAGCTTAATTTTCTGGTGTCCTAATCATccagatcaagaacaacaacagaaAATACAAAATCCATATTCATTATCATTCATCTTTGCTAAATCAAAATCtcagttttttaataaaaattcaaacCCCATGAAAATTTAATCAAACCCCACTAAAAAATTTGGTCCAAACAAAGCacaaacaaaaaccaaaaaaagaaatctataaaaaaaaaaaaagagatcatAGCGAAGGCAAAAACGCAACCTTTCTTGGCCTGCGGTATCCCAAATTTGTGCTTTAACAATCTTATCATCAACGTGGATACTGCGAGTAGCGAATTCAACGCCAATGGTGGATTTGGATTCCAAACTGAATTCGTTTTTTGTGAATCGTGACAAAAGATTGGATTTTCCGACGCCGGAGTCACCGATGAGAACAACTTTGAATAGATAATCGTAGTCGTCATCGGCTCTGTACGCACCCATTTCTTGGATATTGTGTGAGGATTGAAATAGAAATGGATGGGTGAGGAATGAAGATTAGGGATTTGAAGGAAGGGTTTGGGAAATGAATGGTTTTCAAGTTTCAGAGAGagacattgttgttgttgtttggagAAAGAAAGATAAAGAAAGGAGGGAGGAGAAGTATTCAAAGAAATGAAatggaaaaatataaaagaattgCAACATGGTTGGTTTACTTCTTGCATTTTACTTTTTCCACCCTTCACAAattgattttctttatttatttcaaaaactAAACCCAAGTTGAATATTTGTTGTTTCTAATTAGGATCTAGATCAAACCTCGTCTTGATAAGTACATCTATATAAGTATTTGTTTTACGGTAAATATGATAAACTCACACCTCCTAATTTAATTTGAGCAATTGTTGAATTTGTTATACCAATCgcatttcaattatattatcctCTTCTGAATTCAAAATGTTCTAAACAACtattttaaaatctatttaaaattCAATAGCTCAAAACCCAAGCTCTTTTGATAATCTTAATACTTTTAGCACACCTTAAAGTTCAGCAGTATATGCATTACAAGAACCTAAATATCTTCTGACGTCTTCAAGTCACTCACTTGCACAACCTTTTAAAAGACCACCACATCCAGCTATCAAGTCATTCTTACTAGCTCTACTAGTGTTCAATCTCACCCAACCCAAAGGAGGAGGATTCCATCTTAATTGTTTAGCCTCTCAAGTCAACTCTATCTTACTATGCAACTCAGCTGCAAAAAAAAAGTACGAGCAACTTTTGTAACATACCGCCACAAAATTCTAGATCTTAAAAAATTCTCATCATGTTGTTTCTTATTCCTCCATATCCAAAGTGCATGTCAACAGTTTTCCTAGAGTTCCGACCACGACGGATCTCCGCTAATACTAAAATCCAAATGCAAATTAGTATTCACTCTTCTTAATATTACTAGTGACAAAAGAGTCTCTCATATCCAACTAAACCACATTAGTCAAAATAACAAAAGACAGATGATAGACGCGTAAGACATGAATAATGGATTTCACCTCTATCCTACAGTGACTACAAAAGGGTCCTTTTggttgcattttatttttttctctcattGGTCATTATCCTACCATGATACACCAACCAAATCAAGGACTTTATTCGTCCAAGGACTTGGTGAAATTAACCAAAAAAATTCTATATCGACCTCTAACTATCCTCGTCATTTTGCCTACTAAAATTACACATTAATTTATAACTTGCTGAAACAGTATACTCTCATTTTTTATCACTTGGTCAACAACAAATATCTCTTCCATTATTATCATCGGAAGGGAGAATACCTAAAATTTTCGTTACCACATTTTGAGAAAATAGATGCTTTAAAAGATCCACATTCCATATATCATGTTGATTCAATAAGTCCTCTACATGTTAATAAAAAGCTATATTGACAACATATGTATTAATATCCATTAATTCTATACTCTAAAAAGGAGACCAAACATTTATATTGGCACCATTTCCTATAGACCAATATGCAAACTGCACAAACTTATGCCACAATTTATCCAAATTCTTCCACAAACTAGAACCGTTTGCCTTAACAATCAATTCCTCATAACCAACATTGTTTTTCCACAAATTGAAATCATTTTCCTTAACAATTACATCCTTATTATAACCAACATTGTTCCTAATATATTTGTCACGCGTAACTTCACCGCAAAGAGATTGTTCATTACTTCAAATGGTCCAACTAAGCTTCAAAAGACAAGCATTATTCATAAAATCCAACTATCTAATATCCCCATCCTCCTAAGAGCTTTGACAGTGTCATCACATCTCACTTACCctagataaaaaaaaaacattgtaaCTTTTGAATCTCATGCAAACAAACTTTAGGAGAGTTATCTGACCTATAAAAGAAAGGTGTTGAGCTTTCTAAGAGGCCGACTTCGACTTAACTTACTCCATGATataattaaaatcatatatttcTGATGCTCTACCGAGGAGATGGACGCCCAGATATATGTCAAGTGATTGTGTTTCACGGAAGATATACATAACAACCCATTTACGATGAACAGACACaaaattgtttataaaaaaagaatatttgtTTTATCAATACTCACTTGCTGACTAGACATAATgtaaaattgattgataatatttttttttttttatcattttgaaTCATGAAATTGCATATTACTATTAAATTGAAATTATGGGTATGTGGGGCAACTCAACTGAAATGTGTTAACTAAATTAGATAGATgtaacatgtttttttttagtAAGCAAGTTGTATTAaaaagagaactaagggttctcaacaCCTGTTTACATCAAGAAAGGGGAAACAAAGTCCCACCAAAAAAACCGagagaaattacaaaccaattagcGCTACGAAAGAAATAACAAAGGGTCTTTGTTAAATTCGTAAAAACTACAAATGGGATGTGTAATCTCTCCTATAAACGACCACTTCCAAACCAAAACTTTGATGCTCCAAATTGTATTATCCACATT
Proteins encoded:
- the LOC131629440 gene encoding uncharacterized protein LOC131629440, translated to MDQCKEKRDAVEVNAVVDDVSSPKAKEKVNEDLEAESLLAMAVIKNQLNGIHIDSKNHNWSPQTPNIGVFDPFAPASEDMVRAPRSRKYHEEMRNGITRKLLFCSATQHQDESVSE
- the LOC131629439 gene encoding ras-related protein RABA1f is translated as MGAYRADDDYDYLFKVVLIGDSGVGKSNLLSRFTKNEFSLESKSTIGVEFATRSIHVDDKIVKAQIWDTAGQERYRAITSAYYRGAVGALLVYDVTRHVTFENVERWLKELRDHTDANIVIMLVGNKADLRHLRAVSTEDAKAFAERENTFFMETSALESLNVDNSFTEVLTQIYRVVSRKTLEIGDDPAALPKGQTINVGSRDDVSAVKKVGCCSA